A genomic segment from Salvia splendens isolate huo1 chromosome 13, SspV2, whole genome shotgun sequence encodes:
- the LOC121762473 gene encoding glutamate receptor 2.7-like — protein MKMAAKDLGHCLNLVLHIKDLHGNLALAASAALDLINHKHIDTIIGTLTLEQAAFLTHLKSPPPIISLSPAASPPPQPPPSFNQMTLPVGHQIQCIASLIAHFHWKNPISISQDPTLFLPLSRALHALDISISIEPHMTATVLRT, from the exons ATGAAAATGGCTGCCAAAGATTTGGGCCATTGTTTGAACTTGGTTTTGCACATCAAAGATTTACATGGCAACTTAGCTCTTGCTGCTTCTGCTG CACTGGATCTCATAAATCACAAACACATCGACACGATCATCGGAACCCTAACACTCGAACAAGCCGCATTCCTCACCCACCTCAAATCCCCACCACCCATCATCTCCCTCTCCCCGGCCGCCTCACCTCCACCGCAACCTCCCCCGTCCTTCAACCAGATGACCCTCCCCGTGGGCCACCAAATCCAATGCATCGCCTCACTCATCGCCCATTTCCACTGGAAAAATCCCATCTCAATCTCCCAAGACCCAACCCTCTTCCTCCCCCTCTCCCGCGCTCTCCACGCCCTCgacatctccatctccatcgaGCCCCACATGACCGCCACCGTGTTAAGAACCTAA
- the LOC121762470 gene encoding protein DCL, chloroplastic-like — translation MACSIASSSSATIYSFHRKPISQNLILSPFSIYFPLHKARLRAVKTRSDGRRGDLLRKPVAPSPASNDEEDSAAEYSDDDGSDRKRGDGETWVDWEDQILEDTVPLVGFVRMILHSGKYECGNRLSPEHERTILERVLPYHPTYEDKIGSGVDYITIGYHPTFESSRCLFIVRKDGDLVDFSYWKCIKGLVKKNYPLYADSFIYSYAVGSFISHKLLLT, via the exons ATGGCGTGTTCAATTGCATCTTCAAGTTCAGCTACTATATATTCATTTCACAGAAAACCAATTTCGCAAAACCTAATTTTATCCCCATTTTCCATATATTTCCCGCTCCACAAAGCTCGATTGCGCGCCGTGAAGACCAGGTCGGACGGCCGCCGCGGCGACTTGTTGAGGAAGCCGGTGGCGCCGTCCCCTGCTTCAAATGATGAGGAGGATTCGGCGGCGGAGTATTCGGATGATGATGGGAGTGATAGGAAGCGCGGAGATGGTGAGACGTGGGTGGATTGGGAGGATCAGATTTTGGAGGACACTGTGCCTCTTGTTGGATTTGTTAGAATGATTCTTCACTCTGGAAA GTATGAATGTGGCAATAGGTTGAGTCCTGAACATGAGAGAACTATTCTAGAGAGGGTGCTTCCTTATCATCCAACATATGAAGACAAGATAGGATCTGGAGTTGATTACATCACG ATTGGGTACCATCCTACTTTTGAAAGCTCGAGATGTCTATTCATCGTTCGCAAGGATGGAGATTTGGTCGATTTCTCATACTGGAAATGCATAAAGGGCTTGGTAAAGAAAAACTACCCTTTATACGCAGACAGCTTTATTTATTCGTATGCAGTTGGGTCTTTCATATCCCATAAATTGTTACTAACGTAG
- the LOC121762218 gene encoding putative late blight resistance protein homolog R1B-17, with amino-acid sequence MAAFGAAISLKITINHILKSSRISLVPASSIQVLRSAYEAMDRLMTALSKLDDTGYSKIRTKVNALDERIKEAVWEFEDLLESHFYDQILSQLESERGHLSFSVDLQSLQQSVDFFVERMTEMELEYDIEVVNMPEEEGEPIASRIDFGGINSYMVGLSGFFEHTRDYLLGEDVLNCLSVIGMAGVGKTTIAKKVFDDDSETFRASSMGQMDPNTRHQMLTQGFYEDDQKLVGLLKERLKDKKCLIVLDDVWKWDTRFMDNLSQENVRVLLTSRKKIKECPYKRVSLLNEEESKKLLGEKVFGEKGFPPDLEELGKKIAEKCEGLPLMIATVADLLSKEDKTPKFWTEVAKKQHNSVFVDAYNQISEVFFPSYEYLDQYLKMLFLYLGAYPSHSDIYSKEFLHQINAEGFFGHCLYECVKECLNVLSDWYHLVLHERNIGSWFSKNKLSVHSCWQHLCKKEASKIKFLLVIQSCDDVTKGQRRLCAHCNTLFAFEQVYDAIKSDCASTARSLLCYGPYHEYPIPIHAMDFKLLRVLIAVQVRFYHIPLEIMKLVCLKFLSLRCNKDLPASISNLIQLQSLIIEQHTNIKKRGALSYMPVEVWDMQELEHLEVIGRDLPTPSSDATLETLGCLLGVSAKSCTKEILKRIPNLTMLSIEQELKPYDDDDDINPLSGLEYISTELHNLGTLLYHVPNPEMRHECMVPLSMFSSSLKRLLLCGLGCSWKHMNDIGSRLPNLEELILNHYAFQGPEWEIQSDCFLKLKTLVIDDNDLVRWIAQQGSLPRLELLSIRHCYKLRQLDWTRDPSVVTTPTIELVECNPLVVASTKQFPESLFTVRCHSSF; translated from the exons ATGGCGGCTTTTGGTGCTGCGATTTCTCTCAAGATTACCATTAACCATATTCTAAAATCATCTCGCATTTCACTGGTTCCTGCCTCTTCTATACAAGTGTTACGATCTGCCTACGAGGCCATGGATCGCTTGATGACTGCTCTGTCAAAGTTGGACGACACCGGCTACAGTAAGATCAGGACGAAGGTGAATGCTTTGGATGAACGAATCAAAGAGGCCGTATGGGAATTCGAAGATTTACTAGAATCTCATTTCTATGATCAGATTCTTTCACAACTCGAAAGTGAGAGAGGTCACTTGTCTTTCTCGGTAGATCTGCAGAGTCTGCAACAGAGTGTTGATTTCTTCGTCGAGAGGATGACAGAGATGGAATTGGAGTACGATATTGAAGTGGTGAATATGCCTGAAGAAGAAGGCGAACCTATTGCCTCAAGGATTGATTTTGGTGGAATCAACTCATACATGGTTGGATTATCTGGGTTTTTTGAACATACTAGGGATTATCTTCTTGGAGAAGATGTATTGAATTGCTTATCAGTAATTGGGATGGCAGGGGTTGGAAAAACGACCATTGCTAAGAAAGTATTTGACGATGATTCAGAAACATTTCGAGCATCGAGCATGGGTCAAA tggaTCCCAACACTCGCCACCAAATGCTTACTCAAGGATTCTATGAGGACGACCAGAAATTAGTTGGACTCTTGAAAGAGAGATTGAAGGATAAGAAATGTCTCATTGTGTTGGATGATGTATGGAAATGGGATACACGATTCATGGATAACTTGTCACAAGAAAATGTCAGAGTCTTGCTTACAAGccggaaaaaaattaaagaatgtCCATATAAACGAGTAAGCTTGttgaatgaagaagaaagtaaGAAATTACTTGGTGAGAAGGTATTCGGTGAAAAGGGCTTCCCTCCTGACCTTGAGGAGTTGGGAAAGAAGATTGCCGAAAAATGTGAAGGTCTTCCACTTATGATAGCCACAGTTGCAGATCTCCTATCCAAAGAAGACAAGACACCAAAATTTTGGACTGAGGTAGCAAAGAAACAACATAATTCAGTCTTTGTGGATGCATACAATCAAATATCGGAGGTATTTTTCCCAAGCTATGAATACTTAGATCAATATTTGAAAATGCTCTTTCTCTATTTGGGGGCTTACCCTTCACACAGTGATATCTACAGTAAGGAATTCCTTCATCAGATAAATGCGGAAGGATTTTTTGGACACTGTCTCTATGAATGTGTAAAGGAATGCTTGAATGTGCTTTCTGATTGGTATCATCTTGTTCTACATGAACGCAATATTGGTTCCTGGTTTTCAAAGAACAAGTTAAGCGTGCATTCTTGCTGGCAGCACCTGTGTAAGAAAGAAGCAAGTAAGATCAAGTTTTTGCTTGTTATACAAAGTTGCGATGATGTTACGAAAGGCCAGCGTCGGTTGTGTGCGCATTGCAACACTTTATTTGCCTTCGAACAAGTGTATGATGCAATAAAAAGTGATTGTGCGTCCACTGCCCGTTCTCTCCTTTGTTATGGTCCTTACCACGAATATCCAATTCCAATACATGCCATGGATTTTAAGTTGCTTAGGGTACTTATCGCTGTTCAGGTCCGATTTTACCATATCCCACTTGAAATTATGAAACTAGTTTGTCTAAAGTTTCTTTCCCTAAGATGCAACAAAGATCTCCCTGCTTCCATATCCAACCTTATTCAACTTCAATCCCTTATTATTGAGCAGCATACGAACATTAAAAAGCGTGGAGCTTTGTCATACATGCCGGTTGAAGTATGGGACATGCAGGAACTAGAGCATCTTGAGGTAATTGGAAGAGACCTACCAACCCCTAGTTCTGATGCTACTTTAGAAACGCTCGGTTGTCTTTTAGGTGTGAGTGCAAAGAGTTGCACTAAAGAAATTCTGAAAAGAATCCCTAATTTAACGATGTTAAGCATTGAGCAGGAGTTGAAGCCTtatgatgatgacgatgataTCAACCCACTGAGTGGCTTGGAATATATCTCAACCGAACTCCATAATTTGGGGACGCTTCTATATCATGTGCCTAACCCTGAGATGAGGCATGAGTGTATGGTTCCTCTTTCAATGTTCTCATCAAGTTTGAAGAGGTTGTTGTTGTGTGGCTTAGGGTGTTCATGGAAGCACATGAATGACATTGGTTCGCGACTACCAAATCTTGAGGAACTTATTTTAAATCACTACGCCTTTCAAGGCCCAGAGTGGGAGATACAATCAGATTGTTTTTTGAAACTCAAGACACTTGTTATTGATGATAATGATCTGGTGCGATGGATAGCTCAACAAGGAAGCCTCCCCAGGCTCGAGCTCCTAAGCATACGGCATTGCTACAAATTAAGACAACTCGATTGGACGCGTGATCCCTCAGTGGTCACAACGCCTACAATTGAATTAGTTGAGTGCAATCCCTTAGTTGTCGCTTCTACCAAGCAATTCCCAGAATCTCTCTTTACAGTTCGTTGCCACTCTTCTTTTTGA